AAATATGGATCAAAAAGTATATTGCAACTAGGATAATGCTAATTACTAATAATAACAGAAAGGACCTGCATGTGACTTTTTAATAGTTTGTTTATAATATCTTCCTTAATTTATTGTTAGTGCGTGCAacttatatatatcaaaatcttTCGATCCAAATgagaattatgaataaatttgacttcatgtaattttattattattattagtatatataaaaagcTAAGCACTACCATTTAAGATTTAATAATTATTGGAAAGTCCACATTAATTGGATGTAAAATAGTGATATTCTTATGCATTTACTTTAGATAATCCCTTTTAAAGTTACATTGAAGTTTAGTTTCACGATCTTGTAAgtttaaataagatttttaaaactCGAAACGTTAAGAGAGTGTAAAGAAAGAtttagaaagaacaaaagagaactTTGTGAGAAGACTTGTGTTACTTTGGAAGATTCGCTTACAACTTTGCTTGGTGCCTTTGCAAATGAGGGgcacctctatttatactacttcctagggactaaaatacaattaatatttactttacaagtccctaaaatatttatactttagTCCCGTTTCTAGAGAATTATATACTACTTTGGGACCTTCTTTAGTCTTCTTAAGAGTTCTAAAATGTTCTAGATTCTTCCGCAAATCTTTAGAACAATATCTGCCTCTTTTCGGAGGCGGAATTAGGCGGAAATTGGAATTAGTGCGTGCAACgtatatatatcaaaatcttTCGGTCCAAATGAGAATTATGAATAAGttttaattcatgtaattttattattagtatatataaaaGGCTAAGCACTACCATTTAAGGTTTAATAATTATTGGAAAGTCCACATTAATTGGATGTAAAATAGAGATATTCTTATGCATTTACTTTGGATAATCCTTTTGGTAAGCTAACTTTTAAAGTTACATTGAAGTTTAGACTCAAAATTAATTTCTCTACATTATTAAGAGCATGATCCGTCCTAATTATAGTGTATTGATGTTTGACCCCACGTCAATTGCATGTACACGCACCATACTAGGCATAAGGTGGGGTGGTGAAGTTGAAGAGTCATACCTCCTATGAAATATGGTCTTTTTTCTCGCGAACTTTTCCTCTGTTTCTATTTACTTgtcaattttgattaattaagaaagaacaatttttttttttattatacctcatttaaacttcttaaaaatttctaagttttaattcatcctatttgaaatcatatttaataagGATAAGATTGTAGCTTTGCtatgtaaattattattatcttaatatgtgtgctttttctaaagtggacaactaaatagggacaaAGGGAGTAGCTTTTAGCATTAAGTTAACCTCAAGTTCATTTCTTTCAATTAACTAAAACTCTTGAATTCGAccttagaaaatgaaaaaaaagtcatATGGAGAGTGTTGTCCTCAACATTTAccttatattaataatattttttttggtttctaaTCTGGTGTTCAGTATCCATCTTATTGGAGCTAATAACGGAGCTAGAATTTATAATAAGGTGATTCATAATCTGAAGAATTTGACACACGAACTAATCGAAGGGGGTTctacatctactatatatacataaaaaataattttaatcatatataaatagtaatttTCCATCGAATGAACCCCCAAACAAAGGACTGGCTCTGCCCCCTGATTGGAGCCCAAATAAATCAAATCCGCGCCGAAAAAATCCCATATTAATAGTAAAACGCTCTCTAATAAAAGCGACTCAATATATATCCAAGAGAATTTAAAACTCAAAACCTCTGattaaatatgaaagaaaactTACCGAACACTAATCCACACTATATATTAATACTACTCTCTTTGTTTCGAGAGgcgaataatttaaattataaatttcaacaTGAAATTCAAAAAGTGTTACATAAATTAGAACGAACCGAAATATTGTATTTCTCATACTACTACGTGACAAATAGTGGTGGCCTTTATATACCTCACCACTCCTTCTCTTTTCTCACTCGTCGTTGAGTCTTTTCAAACAACAATTAAATTACTATATATCTCTTTCCCTTTCTCCAAttcatatatatgcataaatcataatatgGGCATTATATGCAGTTCATACGAATCAACATCAGTAGCCACAGCCAAATTAATACTTCACGATGGAACATTACAAGAATTTTCTTATCCAATTAAAGCTTCTTTCTTATTACAAAATGACCCTACAATCTTCATCTGTAACTCCGACGAAATGGATTTCGGTAACGTCGTTTGCGCCGTTAAAGCCGAAGAAGAGCTTCAGCTTGGTCAGCTATATTTTGCCTTACCTTTAACCCAACTTAAACATAAGCTGAAAGCTGAAGAAATGGCTGCATTAGCTGTCAAAGCTAGCTCCGCATTAAACACGAGTAGTAGTAGTGGTGAAAAGTTTatagtttttgaaaaaagtgGTCCTAATTTTTcgaaagaaatgatggatgaTAATAATGATCGTACTTGTAAAGGGAATGGCAGGAGAAAGAAGTTCACCGCGAAGTTGAGTTCAATAAATGAGTAGCGCGTAGCTCAATTATTGCATCGGTTATTTTTCATCAACACATGTATTATTAGATAGATAGTTATTACAAGTAggtagtattttatttttttttggttattattTGTGCATATTTTAGAATCGAAGCTAATTAGTTACTGTTCATTTTGTGgttattaagttaattttattgTACTTGTCATCAATGGTGGGGTTGTATTACAATTTTACCCCTCAATGTACGGATTTGATTACAATAATCAGCTTGATTTACTGTTATTTACGATAACCGTAAGTACAATTTTGTAaatactatatataaaaaagtcaTGCACAAAGGTATCGTGAATTTTTACCACTAATAAGGATGAGGAGTAAAACAGTAACAGTAATAAATAGGAGCGTGTAGGGGTGGACATAGAAAGCTTATGCAATTTGCCTGAAAATACTTtttctgtctcaatttatgtgatatcttTTGGATTTTGAGATTTAGACGAATTTATTTTTGatggtaaatttttttaattattttaaattgtcaattattataacttataatattttttacatactttataaatatataaattttatttaaaaaaatttaaaaatttcatgtatAATTAGGTAAGTTACTAAGCTAGCGTTTGGCTAtag
This window of the Solanum pennellii chromosome 2, SPENNV200 genome carries:
- the LOC107010446 gene encoding uncharacterized protein LOC107010446, with the protein product MGIICSSYESTSVATAKLILHDGTLQEFSYPIKASFLLQNDPTIFICNSDEMDFGNVVCAVKAEEELQLGQLYFALPLTQLKHKLKAEEMAALAVKASSALNTSSSSGEKFIVFEKSGPNFSKEMMDDNNDRTCKGNGRRKKFTAKLSSINE